CGATACCTATCCTCAAGATGTGTTCTATAATTCTGTAATTGATTAATTCTTGACATTTTTAATATAATTAAGGGCTTTATAAATATACGTAAATATTTGACTAACAAAAACATAAATAAAAAAACATTCTTTTCCCAAACAAAAAAGGGTTCGCAAATTAGCGAACCCTTTTTTGTGTTTTTATAAAAACTTAAAACTTGTCTTGCAAAGCAAAAACTTTCTTTAACAAAGTTGTATTACGTAAACCTACTTTTTCACGAATTCCTTTTTCCTCAACAGCTATCATTGTAAAAACTCCTTTTAAAGCTTCTCCTGTTACGTAATCTGTTAAATCTGGATTTACTCTTTTTACAAAAGGAATACTATTATATTTATTAATCAAATTTGACCAAATTTTATCAGCCCCTACTTTCGCAAAAGATTTTTTAATTACTGGATTAAATTGGTTGTACAATGCTGTATTTGTTTTTCCTTGTAAATAAGAAGTTGCTGCGTTTTGCTGACCTAATAAAATATTTTTAGCATCGTTAAAACTTATTTCTTTAACCGCATTTACAAAAATTGGTGTTGCTGTTTTAACAGCGTCCTCTGCTGTTCTATTAATTGCTTTTAACCCTTCATTAGCTAAATTACTTAAACCTATTTTACGTAAACCTTTATCAACAGCCTGTAATTCTTTTGGCAAAATAATTTTAACTAATTCATTTCTATAAAAACCATCCTTAGCTGTTAATTTAGTAACCTGGTGTTTAATCCCGTTATCTAAAGCTTGTCGCAATCCATTCCCTATTTGTTGTTGTGATAAAACACCTCCACCTTGAGGTAATTGATTCACTACTTTTTGTAATTCTGCACATCCTGTTAATAAAACTACAAATGCTACTGCTACTATTTTTTTCATTCTTAATTTGGTTTATATACTTTTAGAAACAATTATCTATTAATTGTCACATTATTTAAAACTATCTGTTTTTTTATCATAACCGTAGGGGCAATGTCTACAACCGCTTTTACAGCAATACCCTCTTTTTAAATGAAAACTCTCTGTAAATACTTTATAACCATCTTCATTTAAATAGTAATCTTCATCAGTTAACTCTATTCGTTTATTGTACATAGTTACAAAAGTATTCTTTTTTAAACACAAAAAGACTGTCAAATTTGACAGTCTTTTATTTTAAAACTAATTTTTATTACAATTTCCTTCTATTATCATCAGATTTAGTATCTATTAACTTATTGTAAGGATCTACCCCCACCTCAACAGGTTTTTTATCTACAATAATAGAAATTTTGTTATCTATTTGAGTAACCTT
This genomic stretch from Tenacibaculum sp. Bg11-29 harbors:
- a CDS encoding DUF4197 domain-containing protein encodes the protein MKKIVAVAFVVLLTGCAELQKVVNQLPQGGGVLSQQQIGNGLRQALDNGIKHQVTKLTAKDGFYRNELVKIILPKELQAVDKGLRKIGLSNLANEGLKAINRTAEDAVKTATPIFVNAVKEISFNDAKNILLGQQNAATSYLQGKTNTALYNQFNPVIKKSFAKVGADKIWSNLINKYNSIPFVKRVNPDLTDYVTGEALKGVFTMIAVEEKGIREKVGLRNTTLLKKVFALQDKF
- a CDS encoding DUF5522 domain-containing protein, encoding MYNKRIELTDEDYYLNEDGYKVFTESFHLKRGYCCKSGCRHCPYGYDKKTDSFK